The Mercurialis annua linkage group LG7, ddMerAnnu1.2, whole genome shotgun sequence genome includes the window AGTTACTGTCATTAATTccataattaaaaatcaaaattattcttaattaatttttaaaaaaatctaacgtTCTTTTTCTTATAAAGGCTAAAACAATTATTGcacttttcatttaaaaaattaatttggtatTAACATTaataagaataatttttataaaatataataataaataaggaggttaaaattttgattaCACTTTTCATTTATGTGCATTCATGTCTCTTAATTTATAATAGAAATAATTTATTCTTAAATAGAACATAcatacaattaaaaataaataaaattaagcatattctttccattttatttgtccTATTTCTATTCTCACACATTAAGAAAAATTACATATTAACATATCCTTTCTTTTAAACCCTTCATTATATTTCTTGAttattgatttataattatatattaaaaaagacCGGAGTACTCCATGCAATAAAAAAGCAttaaataccttaaaaattatttttatttaagaaaatagtatacttttacattaaaaatacaaaataatcaaACACGCTTATTTATTATACACACATTAATCAATAAACTCCATTCATTAATATTAAAGGTAAAAACGGAAAGTAagtgtttataattaaattataacaattatTTTGGGACATCTAAAAATAGTATATAGGGTTAGCAAAGTGGGACAGAGAGAGTATTTCATTTCACTTTTAAaggttattgttttaaaataagtgaatatataaaagcacatgattcaaaaaaaaaataagaacacataacaaatctctttaactaaaaaatcatcatcattcatcaaaaagaaaaactaaaaaatcatTGACTGAaagttcaaatttaaaataattacaataGTTTTAGGTTATATATAAATTCACTAATGCATAATCtcgcttcttcttttttttttgataatttataatcccactttttttaattaaaataactttttacatatttttataaatcatttagcaaatgctaagaaatatttttttcttcaaaacgCTACATAAttacttattaaaattaaaagaatataaagacctcttaattcataaataaaaaactttctaaataaaaaatacaaagtgCTACTAAATAAATCTTACcgttaataaaaacaaaatcgtgCAACGCACGGGTTAAAGCTAGTGTGTATATATATCAGATATTAACAGGACTACTTCTccttctcttctcttttctctctaatAAATCCTAGCCACctagaactttttttttattttttcttcgaCAGCCGTCAATAGCTTAACTTTTCTATTGACGTAGCCACcctttttgtttatattattttaatttcataaaatataataaatagccaattcttttttatttttctgacggattaaaatttatcacgaagcgcaattcaattatcaagaagcgacaatagattgaagatctttcagCAATAAAATGGATTCGTCTATGagctatattagttttatttattttgtattgtttgtcttttttatgaatgttttactttatcctttctttatgaaaggtttgttgtcctttctctgtgaaagatttgttgtctcttttttagaaggagttgttgtctcttttttagaaggagttatatcaaatgttgattgaatcggatgctgtgagtttgcgggtgtttggagaagtttgaacgaagagtgattgaagactgcacttaattcgcgaaacagttagtaatttatttttattttcgtaagtaaggtctgcgaatcagacagcatgttgtctgttccatgtcaggtcatcgtgtttaattttcaaattatcccgagtttcttacaaatgtaactgtttcatattcaatttaatgggATCctgatgaattcaaaaaaaaaaaacaggactacttcattaaattaataaatatttaatgcaTACTTGTTTAAAATATTGACATTTTTGAGAAAttggtttataaataataaaattcaaaaattaagatatttttaaattattagatcAAATTGTTACtgtcaaataaatattttatattattactgatgaatttaatttcaaaaaaaaagctattttaatgaataatgaataaataatttaattataagagTTTTTTTGTAGAAGGAAATGAAAGAGGCGTTTGGATTgcaaaggaaagaaagaaaataagagAAATGGAGTTAGAGAAAGTGAAGAGATACCTGGAGAAAGGAGATTATGATGATCAgaacaagaacaagaacaaaTCCGCCATTGAAGGAATGCCTCTGAGGTTCTTCGAACGCTTTATAATGCAAGGCATTCACGTTGACCTCGTTGAACGCGGCCGTCTTCTTTGCTCCATGAAAGTCCCTCCTCGTCTTCTGGTACTCTATTTCCCTCTCTCtctttaatttataattcaatttactgattattgatttttaattcattGCTATGGAAGAACTCTGGCAATTTCTTGCACGGCGGAGCGACTGCTACGCTGGTGGACTTGGTGGGTTCAGCTGTCATATTCACAGTCGGAGCTCCTTTCACCGGAGTTTCTGTTGAGATCAACGTTTCTTATTTGG containing:
- the LOC126655977 gene encoding uncharacterized protein LOC126655977, with the translated sequence MELEKVKRYLEKGDYDDQNKNKNKSAIEGMPLRFFERFIMQGIHVDLVERGRLLCSMKVPPRLLNSGNFLHGGATATLVDLVGSAVIFTVGAPFTGVSVEINVSYLDAAYLDEEIEIEAKVLRVGKAVGVVSVELRKKKTGKIIAQGRHTKYLAFSSKM